The genome window CCGAATATAAAATAACAATGACAAAGTTTGAAAGTAGCGTAAAGCAGATACCCCATTCTCAGCAGAGTGTGTATAACACGCTGAGCGATTTGAATAACATACAGCGTCTGAAAGAACGTCTCCCGGAGGGTTCTACAGGTAATGATGACATGGATAAGGTGAAAGAGAAACTGCAGAATCTCACCTTTGACCAGGATTCGCTGTCTATCAGTGTTGACCCGGTCGGTCAGATTTCCATGCGCATCATTGAGCGTGACGAGCCGAAGACGATAAAGTTTGAGAGTGACAACTCCCCGTTGTCGTTCAATTTCTGGATTCAGATACTGCCTGTCACCGAGGCATCCTCAAAGATGAAGCTCACGATAGATGCTGATATTCCTTTCTTTGCAAAGGGGATGGTGTCAAAGCCATTGCAGGAGGGTATCGAGAAGATTGCCGATGCGTTGGCAATGATTCCGTTTGAGTAGTTCGGTAGACGGTCTCGGGCTTTTATCTTGTCTCCACGGAGGACTTGGAGTGTTACGATGATTGTCATGATTCTGAATTTGGGATTATGAGTTATGAGTCAGTTTTAATCTTAGTCTCAGGTTTTGGATTTAGAATTAGGAACGTTCGTTATTATGAATCTTGATTTGGAAGTTAAGTATGAGAAAGATTATTCAATCCATTCTGTTTCTGGTTGTCGTGCTGTTGTCATCCTGTGGTGACAGTGTCGATTATGAGTACAGTAGTCATCGTAACTTCTTTACCTTTCATAATGAAACACATCAGAATCCTATCCTTGCATCTGCAATGAACCCGCTGTCACCCGGTGTGTATTGCATCATAAGGTGTTCCTTTGTCAGCGGACGTTATAGTTTCTCTTTTGAGAATAATCAAGGACAGAAGTCTGATGCACCTGTGTGGTTCAATGGTATCGACCTCAGGTTGGAGAGCTGGAAGTATGTGGGGATGAATAATGGACTCATTGTGGGCTATGGCAACTTGGATAATCCGTCCCCCTTCTTTGCCTACGACCTGCAGTGTCCTAACTGTTTTGATGCAAATGTGCTTCCCCAGCGTTCTTGCGAATTGAAGATGAGCAGTGACGGTATTGCCGCTTGCAGCAGTTGCCGCCGCAAGTATAATCTCAACACTGGTGGGAATGTTGTGGCTGGTGAGAGTGGAAAGAAACTGACACGCTATCGCGCCAGCAGTACAGGACCTTATGGTGTGTTGGGGGTGAATTAAGGGGAGCTTATCAGCCTTGTTAGCCTTCTTGGGCTAACAAGGCAGATAAGCCCCATAAATAAAAAAACTTGCAAAACCTTTGCCAGTTCGGAGATTTAGCCTTATCTTTGCAAACGGTTTGCCGCAATGGTGGAATTGGTAGACACGAGGGACTTAAAATCCCTTGGCCAGTAATGGCTGTGCGGGTTCGAGTCCCGCTCGCGGCACTTCTTTCTTAAATCTTTATGCGCATGAAGCGAATAGCATACATACTTTTGTTCCCTCTGCTGTTGGTTTCTTGTGGTACCCGCAGCGGTTACTTCAAGATGGGAGGACGCTTCCTGCACATGAATCAAGGTGAACTTTATGTTTATAGTCCCGATGGTGGTATCAATGGCTTGGATACAATCAAGATTGAAGCGGGACGCTTTTCTTACGAGAAGCCTTGCAGCAAGCCTTCTACACTGATAGTCATTTTCCCTAATTTCTCCACACAGCCTATCTTTGCCGAATCGGGTGAAGCCGTTGAGGTGAAGGCGGATGCTTCCCACTTGAAAGAGATGGAAGTGGAGGGTACGAAGGATAATGAACTCATGACAAAGTTCCGCAAACAGATAGCCAGTGCTTCACCTCCAGAGGAGCTGAAGTATGCTATACAGTTTATCAATGACCATCCTGAATCGGTTGTGAGTACGTATCTGCTCAACCGTTATCTTGTTCAGACGGAGTCTCCTGACTATAAGCAGGCGGCAAAGCTCTTGCCTATTTTAATGAAAGAGCAGCCTGATAACGTCATCTTGGGGCGTCTTCAAAGGCAGCTGAATGAGCTTGGCACGTTGACGGTAGGCGGCAAGTTGCCTAAGTTTTCAGCCAAGGATGTCAAAGGAAAAGCTGTCAATAATGCTACTTTGCAGGGAAAGAGTGTTGTCATCATCAATGCTTGGGCGAACTGGAGTTACGAGAGTCTCGACATCCAGCGTGCGCTGAACGATGCCGTAAAAGCTGGGAAAATAGCTGCTTTGGGTATCTGCATAGACGCCAATCCTAAGGAGATACGCCAGTCGTTGGAGCGTGATGGCATTGATTTCCCCAACGTCTGTGACGGGAAACTGCTCAACACACCTCTGCTCAAAACCTTTGGTCTTACCACAATACCTGATAATATCGTCATTCGCAACGGAAAGGTGACCGAACGGAATATCACCGCTAATACCATCCGTCAGCGTTATGGCACTGACTAAAAACCTATATTGTGCTTGTAAAAACATTCTGTGCAGCTGTCAACGGAATGGAAGTCACCACCGTGACAGTCGAAGTTAGTATAACGCGGGGCGTATTGTTTCACCTTACCGGTCTGGCTGATGGGGCGGTAAAGGAGAGTCATGACCGCATAGCAGCAGCACTACTCAATACGGGTTACAAGTTTCCTGTAGCCGACATCACCGCTAATCTTGCTCCTGCCGACCTCAAGAAGGAAGGTTCCAGTTTTGATCTTCCATTGGCTATAGCCATTCTTGCCGCCAATGAGAAGATGAGTCATGACCGTTTGCGTGAGTTCATGCTCGTGGGAGAATTGAGTCTTGACGGTACTTTACAGCCAGTCAAAGGTGTGCTGCCCATAGCCATCAAGGCGCGTGCTGAGAAGTTCAAGGGGATTATTGTACCGAAAGCCAATGAGCATGAGGCGGCAGTGGTAGACACGTTAGAGGTCTATGGAATGGATAATATCCTGCAAGTCATTGACTTCCTTAATGGCACAACGTCTCCAGAACCTTGTTTTGTCGATACCCGAAAGGAGTTCTATGAGCATCAGTATGCCTTTGACCTCGACTTTGCTGACGTTTGTGGACAGGAGAATGTGAAGCGTGCATTGGAGGTAGCGGCTGCCGGTGGGCATAATCTTATCATGATCGGACCGCCCGGAAGTGGAAAGAGTATGATGGCAAAGCGTCTTCCGTCCATTCTTCCTCCCCTGTCACTCTCGGAGAGTCTGGAGACAACGCAGATTCATTCCATCGCCGGTAAGCTGCGTCGTGATACAGGACTGATAACGCAACGTCCCTTCCGTAGCCCCCATCACACCATCTCTGAGGTTGCCCTTGTGGGTGGTGGAGTTAATCCAATGCCGGGTGAGATAACCCTTGCGCATAATGGTGTGCTCTTCTGTGATGAGCTACCTGAATTCAATAAACATACTTTAGAGGTGCTTCGGCAGCCTTTGGAAGACCGCCAGATAACCATCTCACGTGCAAAATATACAGTCACTTATCCTTGTAGCTTTATGTTCGTGGCGAGTATGAATCCCTGTCCCTGTGGCTATTTTGCTGATCCTACGCATCATTGTGTCTGCACGCCGGGACAGATTCAGAAGTACCTTGCCAAGATATCCGGTCCGCTGATGGACAGAATAGACATCCAGTGTGAGATAGCTCCGCTTCCTTTCAAGGATATATCACGGGCAACACCGGGCGAACCAAGTGCTGCTATCCGTGAGCGGGTTATCCGTGCCCGTGCCATTCAGACCAAGCGTTTCAGCAGTTATCGTAATATTCACTGTAATGCGCAGATGTCTGAGCGTATGATTCACGAGTTTGCCGAGCCTGATGAAGCCTCTATCAAACTGCTCCGTGACGCTATGGAACGTTTGAAACTGTCTGCCCGTGCTTATAACAGAATCCTGAAAGTCGCCCGTTCTATTGCTGATTTGGACGAGTCGGAGGCTGTGCAGGTGCAGCATATTGCTGAGGCAATAGGGTATAGGAATCTGGATAGGAGTGACTGGGCGGAGAGGTGAAGCCTCCCCCAACTCCTCCGAAGGAGGGGAGTGCTGAAAAAGATGGCAAGATCGTTCAGTAACTTAGTAATGTATAGATAGTATAGGTTCCTTATAGCTGCTATAAAGACAGAAGGTTCTTATGTTTTAATATTTAAAAGTGAAAAGTATATGAGAAAGTTTATCATTCTTATACTGTTGCTGACATCCTTGAAGCTCTCGGCACAGACGGAAAGAACTCTGACGCCTGTAAACTGGAAAAAGATAGAGGCAGAAGCAAAGGATAATCCACAACACATAAAGACCCTCATGGGGTATTTCATGAAGGTGGATGCTGACACTGCATTGACGGCTGATGAACGTATCCTGGCTTTCTATGGAAGCACTTATCTCGGCAAGGGTGTCTTGGAGGCTGAATGGGAAATGCTGAAGGCAAGAAGGGAAGGCACGAATGATGAAGTCGCAGTTATGGCAGACAAGGTACTTGCCATCAATCCTCTTAATACGAATGCCATCATATCTAAGATATCCTATTATAGACAGGTTGCGACAGCTGACCCCGACAAGGCTTGGATGACGACTGACAGTCTCAAGGTATATGCAGTTCGCTTACAGCGTATCTTGGAAACTATTTCCATGACGGGTGATGGCAGCAGGAAGCATCCTTTTAGTGTCACGTCGGTAGGAGATGAGTATAATTTTGTGAATTATTTTCTTACTATCTCCAAGATAAATCG of Prevotella fusca JCM 17724 contains these proteins:
- a CDS encoding SRPBCC family protein yields the protein MTKFESSVKQIPHSQQSVYNTLSDLNNIQRLKERLPEGSTGNDDMDKVKEKLQNLTFDQDSLSISVDPVGQISMRIIERDEPKTIKFESDNSPLSFNFWIQILPVTEASSKMKLTIDADIPFFAKGMVSKPLQEGIEKIADALAMIPFE
- a CDS encoding TlpA disulfide reductase family protein yields the protein MRMKRIAYILLFPLLLVSCGTRSGYFKMGGRFLHMNQGELYVYSPDGGINGLDTIKIEAGRFSYEKPCSKPSTLIVIFPNFSTQPIFAESGEAVEVKADASHLKEMEVEGTKDNELMTKFRKQIASASPPEELKYAIQFINDHPESVVSTYLLNRYLVQTESPDYKQAAKLLPILMKEQPDNVILGRLQRQLNELGTLTVGGKLPKFSAKDVKGKAVNNATLQGKSVVIINAWANWSYESLDIQRALNDAVKAGKIAALGICIDANPKEIRQSLERDGIDFPNVCDGKLLNTPLLKTFGLTTIPDNIVIRNGKVTERNITANTIRQRYGTD
- a CDS encoding YifB family Mg chelatase-like AAA ATPase; translated protein: MLVKTFCAAVNGMEVTTVTVEVSITRGVLFHLTGLADGAVKESHDRIAAALLNTGYKFPVADITANLAPADLKKEGSSFDLPLAIAILAANEKMSHDRLREFMLVGELSLDGTLQPVKGVLPIAIKARAEKFKGIIVPKANEHEAAVVDTLEVYGMDNILQVIDFLNGTTSPEPCFVDTRKEFYEHQYAFDLDFADVCGQENVKRALEVAAAGGHNLIMIGPPGSGKSMMAKRLPSILPPLSLSESLETTQIHSIAGKLRRDTGLITQRPFRSPHHTISEVALVGGGVNPMPGEITLAHNGVLFCDELPEFNKHTLEVLRQPLEDRQITISRAKYTVTYPCSFMFVASMNPCPCGYFADPTHHCVCTPGQIQKYLAKISGPLMDRIDIQCEIAPLPFKDISRATPGEPSAAIRERVIRARAIQTKRFSSYRNIHCNAQMSERMIHEFAEPDEASIKLLRDAMERLKLSARAYNRILKVARSIADLDESEAVQVQHIAEAIGYRNLDRSDWAER
- a CDS encoding DUF4919 domain-containing protein, with product MRKFIILILLLTSLKLSAQTERTLTPVNWKKIEAEAKDNPQHIKTLMGYFMKVDADTALTADERILAFYGSTYLGKGVLEAEWEMLKARREGTNDEVAVMADKVLAINPLNTNAIISKISYYRQVATADPDKAWMTTDSLKVYAVRLQRILETISMTGDGSRKHPFSVTSVGDEYNFVNYFLTISKINRQMVVDTCDRLVLGEVSEKYSAPDIYFDITRVLEIEREMFK